The stretch of DNA CCTAGTGACATTCACAATCTAGATCTGGTTCTCCTGTAAGGCTGATGAGTCACTATTCACTGGCATTGAACAGTTTTACCATAGCTATACCTTCCAGCATCACAGTCTTGCCGATACTCATCTTGGACCttacaaaggaggaaaaagagggaagtccagtaaagacagagaaaaataatttcttaaaaactaTCACACCATCAGAACATAGTCAAACTGAGTTAACCCCATGTAAGTGGCCACAAGGAGTTGACTGacaaaacagaaggcaaagtGCATCATGCAGAAACccagaatacagcataaactAACTTCCTTCCTAATAACACCCAGGGGGACTCTTTAATCAAGACAGACGAAGTGAGGATGGCTAGCCTCACGCTTCAGCAGTAGAAGCATCTGCTACATGCTCAACTTTAGGCAAGCTAAGCACTGTCCTTTTACGTTCTTCACAGCCTCAAATTTTCtagacttatttttaatttattttatatatatcatatatataaattatatattatcTCGCAAAACAGCCAAGAACTTTCTGAAAGTACTTTCAGTGAAATCTATGAAAAAGTCATTTATTCTCAAGGGATAATGACATCATCACTGACAAGACAACTTAAAGACTAATGTATAGTGctatcttaaaaaataatacccAAGTTGCCATTTCTGAAGTTGTTCCGAGTGTCTTCCTTCAAAAAGCTGTAATCTGGCAAGTCACTAGTCCCTTGAAAACTAGACTGTACAACAACCTGCCTGGCCCCCTGATCTTCAATGTCTAGCCCCCTTAAATCCTGCATCCCAGTCGACCCTTATGATCCTATCATCAGCTCTGGTTCCACTGATACAttgcattttcagtatttcctccTGCATGACACCTTAGAAATaggttaatgaaaaaaaaccaggctTCTACTTTGAACacatgaaagaaagaacaacaggcTACTAAACCAAGTATTTGCCTGAATTGGGCtccttttacttttaaaagcgACTGCATTTCTGAAGCTATATGGGCTGAGAAAACAGCTTGGGAAACAGAGCAATGTGCAGCAATTCAAGCATATTAAAAACGCATTTATATTGGATCAAGTTCTTTGGCCACAATCACCCCTAAAACCATAAAGCTGTGGCACTGAAGAACGAATGACAGCCCCACACATAGTCTGTTCACGTTGCAAGCTTTCACCATTTCAGTGAGTTCGCTGGAACCAGTAACAGAACGATCTTCAAGCAGACTTGCATGTAATGACGTCAACACATGACAGGGATGCAAGATGCCAACAGAAACTTTATAGCTATACTTTCACGAAAACAAACACCTCGCTACCCGGACACTGAGAATACGCTTTTACTGTAGAGACCAACTATCTTGAAAGCGACTGGCTTATATTAGCGTAtattagaatcatagagtcatttaggctggaaaaaacCTTCAAGAAcatcgagtccaaccgttaGCCTGGCGCTACCCTCCCTCGTCCAGGCCTCCCACAGGCACTTTAGCAACCGAATAAATTTATCCTCGGATAATTTTTCCAGGACTCAGAGCCTCCGCTCCTGTTCACCCacgccctgcccggccctgcccgtTCCTGCCCGCCGCGGCTCCTGCGGGGCCCGGCTCGCCCTACCCAGCTGCGGTGGCCCAGGGCAGCTATCTATCTACAGAAGGATACTCCCcgaagcagaagctgcagacaGTTTTGTTCGCTTTTTCCAGCCCCACCATGGCCTTCCCCATGCCGCCAATCTTGCCGAAGAGCTCGTGGATCTGCTCCTCCGCGGTGCAGGTGAGGCTCCCTACGGGCGGCAACAGCTGATCCCGGTCGTAGCGCGTCCCCTGAGCCGCGACGACATCGTTACTCCACGGCAGGCCCGCACCTGGGCCTGGGCGGACCGCGCGGCCCCCGGCAGCAGCGGCGGTACCCCGCTCACTCAGAAGCGCCGGTCCCGGTACCGGCGGAGACCAGACGACCGCGCCTCAGCGAGCTCCCGCCCCTCGGCAGCTtcccgccccgcggcgcccccgcGCACGCGACCTGCGGCCGCCCGGCGAGCAGCCAATAGCGAGGCGGTAGCGGCTCTCGCGagaggcggcggggggcggtAGGGGCTCTCGCGAGAGCTCGCAGAGGATGGTGCTGCGGCGGGTGCTGTTCGCGCTCCTCAGCAGCCCGCGGCTGGTGGAGAAGCTCTCCGAGTCGCGGCCCatccgcgccgccgcccgcctcaCCGCCGCCGCCATCACCCGCGGGCAGCTCAGCGCCCGTCAGGCGGCGCGGGGCCTGGGCCCCCGCCTGCTCCGTCTGCGCGACGCCTTCCTCGGGGAACTCAAGGACGGCGCCCGGGCGCAGGGCTGGCCGCGGCCGcccgggcgggggccgggccgagGCGGCCGCCCCGGAGCAGCGCCCTGACCGCCGCGCCGAGCCGGAGGCAGCTGCGGGGCCGCAGCCGTCGTGGGATCCCGCTGGCGGAGAGAAGGCACCCGCGACCCTGCGCCGGGCGCGGCAGGACGAGTGCGCCGGAGCCGGCGGGTGAACGGGCCCCAGGGCCTCGGCGACGGACCGGGCCCTGGCAGCCTCTGCCGAGCCGCGCCAGCCGCGGAGGATCTGGCGTTACCCCGGACGGCGCAAAGGGACGAAGGGTCGCCGGCGTGGGCTGCCCTTCCACGGCGTGTGCGGGTCGTTCCCCAGTCCAGGCATGAAAACGTGAAACGCTCTGCTTATCGGTATGACggcttttcatttcaaagtcGGTTTACACTTTCCAACACTTTCCACAACACTCGGTAACAGGCAGAAGGCAGACTCACATTAAACATCATCCAGAAAACGGTCAAGATTGTCGCTTTAAGTGTTTGATAAGaaacttgaaataaaaccagatttctCACTGGAGttcctttaacattttctgtctATATAACAGTAATATTCTAGATGTGATACAGTTTTGATACAAAGAGAGCTCTAAAGGttgatgatgatggtgatggATGGGATAATCGCCCATTTTACAGGTAGGCAAAAGAGATTCAGTAGCTATCCTGAAAGCACACCTGAAGTCTATGGTGGCAAGaagggtttggggtgggggggaaatgaCAAATAGAGCCATCCTAAATATAAATACGGAGGGAGATGTCCACCGTATGTGATGCACTGGCTGGTTTACATAAATTGCTGTATCTAACAACATATACAAGACTATAGAAGTTAACCTTCCTTCATAGCACGTTTCACTATTTAGTCCATCTGACTAGATGCTTAGTTAACTGGGGAAGATGATTTCCATTCTTTGTGTCACCCCAGATGAAAAGAACCTTGCAAATTACCTGAGATGCAATTTCCAGCATTGCTGGTAAAGTTAAACCCCCTACCAACAAAGACTTCGGTGTGCACGGATGGAAAAAAGCCCATCTACTGTGTAAATGATGAAGGGCTAGCTGGTGAGACAAAAGCAGTGTATTTTCAGTCTGAGTATTCGTAGTCGAGGTTCTCTTCCTGGCTCTGTCACAGGTTACCTGTGCAGCAGTAGAGAAGTCGTCGTGCTGTGGGAATGGTGCTCCATCACGTCCCTGAAGAGTTTCAGTATCTACCTCACTGAGATTGCCAGAGATCGTAAGTTTTATGAAAAGAATTGTCAAAACTTAAACTGTTcaagaaagctgaaaacagtAAGCAGGACATGGAGTACAAGCAGTGGCATGTGGCTGTCATCCCaatgtaagaggaaaaaaaaggaaatgaactTGGAAGATATATTTGGTACCATGATGCTTTCATAACTATGTCCACTACTTCATGAGTCATCAGTAGAAACTTACATGCACCCCCTTCTCCCCCTACCTCCCCCCAGAACATGCACCTTTAATTTACAGACTGTCAATGAGGGATGAAGGGTGTGGGATGAACGTGTGGGGGAGACGacacaaaatgctttacaaGAGTGCAAGAGCTATGTTCCTTAAAAATCTAGATCATGTGTATAGTTTGGAAGATACAGGCAAATCCTTCACACAGGGATTTTGCCTAGCTTCCTTTTAGAGCCTGGCATCAACCTACATTATTCTTGTCTTTGTTAAAAACCTGGCTCATAATACCTTATGTAAAGCTGTGTGGCTGAAGAACTGCAAAAAGCATTCCTGCCTTTGTGAGCAGAAAAAATTCAAGTGTCAGATTAGTTTCATGGAGAGAGGTTTGACCTACAATGCATGTGCCCAATTAATCTCTTCATCCGTGTCAGGATGTTTTGGTTGCAGGAGTACATGcaggcaaaaccagaaatggTTATTTCTGCAACACTGTTAAGCATTTATGTCATCTTTAGCTGAAGCTCAAGAGTTACTTGTAGcctgctttaaaaatcagactGCTGTCCAGTAGAGAGCCAGATGTGATCTGTCGTTTTCACTAAGCTGATTAATGGGGAGCGGTTACTGAAAGGGAGGGGTGGCGCAGGGGATGCAGCCTCTCCCACAGATCCTCACACGCtcccctgcagcagtgctggtagGGTGAATCTAACCCTGCAGTAAGCCAGCTCAGAAATCCAGCTGGTCAAACACGTACAAAGGATCAAATCCCTCCCATTACCTGTTTTCTGTCTGCGCAGCTCCTTGAACCAGCTCACCTGGGGGTGGCTGCTGTGCACCGCTGTCCGTGTTAGAGCCGTGACAGAGCAATGAAAGCTGTGAGATGTGCAGCAGGAGCGCATGAGGGAAGGACTGCCCCATTTGCAGTAGCTAAACAACAGACAGGTTTAATGCCATCAAAGCGCAGCATTCTGAAGCTGTTGTATATAATATGTATGTAGCACGTCTACAGGAATGGAACTGTGGCAAGTAACGCTAAAGAGGCAAATGTTGGATTGTAGGATTTAGCACAAGTACTTAAAGCTGAAGCGTGTTCTATGTTCTGTCTGATCAACACTGAGGATTTTTCAAGACAGAACCACCCAAGACAGTATTACAGTGCTGGTGCCTATATGGTGACTGCAATCTTGTCTAACGACTGAGAGGAGGCTCTGAATTTCTaagagcataaaaataaaaccttattGAGTCAAACCAGCTTTTGTCTAGTCCTGTaacctctctccagctgctaaGTTAATGCCCATTATCAGTAAAAACCACACAATCCATAAATCCTCTGTCAGAGATTATAAgaactttcaaaaataaatctcaCATGGAAAGAGCTAAGCTTGAATCACAGTTTTGGTGTGCTCCAATTTTATCCTTCCTCATTAGGAAAATTACACAAGGTCACATGAAACACCACAGGGGCTGAATAACTCAAATTATAAGGAGGTTCCGTTCAGAACTGCCTACACTTGTGAGCGTAAGAGCACGAAGAAAGGGAATAGAGACTCCGGGGGAGCTCCCAGTGCCACTACTTGTGCTGAAGGTGGGTCTGTGAAGAGGAAGGTCTCACAGCACCTTTGGGCAGCACACAAGTGAACTGAGAAATGAAAACCCTGTTCTCCCAAAATCTAAaggctctgctgccttctgtctAGCTGTAGGATGTATAGTCCCAACTGACTTCTCCAGTCCCCGCTGAATAGGAAGGGCATTTGTGGTGGGTCTTCCATTGATAAGTGTGGAAAAATCAAAGTCTCATTCTTGAACGAGACGCCACATTTCGTAATTGTGGCTCTGACTGTACCAGGGATTATAACAAAAACATGACAGTCATTGCAGGTAAAATGGTTTGCTCGCTGCTCTAGTGTCTGGCAGAGGGTTTCTTCTTCAGACCCAGCCATATCAATGACTTCTATATGCGTGTTTCTCTTCTTGATATTAAGCAGAGACCTAGGAGGCATGTAGGTGTGAGCAAAGAGTAGAGTATAGTGTCCTGGATGGTGTGAGGACTCTGGAGAATGAATGAGTCTCTCCAAGTGAAACAAACATGGTATCAGTCCTCCCTGGTGTAAGCACCCAAACAGCAAAGCCCCAAGaatattgaaaataataatgacaTGTTTCCACTTCATAGCTCTGTTCTGTGATGCACTGAACAGGACCAATGGCAAGATGAGGGGAATGAGAAAACGAGGTTCTTGGTGActgaagagggagagaaatgccaaaggaacaaaataaaacagcagtaaTGTTGGACTGCCCTCAGAATGCACCAATAGCCCAGATGACCCATGGTAATAAGATCTGACCCGTATTAATTGATGGATatatttctttaacattttaaaaccagcaacaaTGGCCAGAATATGTAAGATCCCAAAGAGCATTATTCCGTTGACTGTAACGTGTGTAACCCGTGGGTGACTCCCGTGCAGTGCAAGATTACGGGGATTAAGATTGTAGCTGAGAAAATTGAAAGGAGTTACTatcattttctcatttaaatgaCCTATTACATCAAATAGGCTGCTCTTTTTAATGCTGTAGAGGTTGTTTAAGCCCATGGAGGTAAAATAGAAGGTGTCGGCTGTTATGAAAACAATGGCAGTAAAACATGCGCATAGGACAAGCTTCAAGAAGTGGTTTATGACAGTTTTAATGCTCTTTTGAGAATCAACAATTAAACCTGCCCAGTAAAGCAGGGGCATTAGAGCAAATGCCAGAAAGGTTGGCCTATTGAAAAACCCAGCAGTTGTTATAACACCTATGAGAGGGCTGCTTGTTGGCTCTGCCAAGCTGCCATCAGCCTTCCTTGAGGAAACCAATACCATGAGAAGAGCAAAGAGAAGTCCTTCAAGCGCGTTGGTAAACGTTCTTG from Falco peregrinus isolate bFalPer1 chromosome 12, bFalPer1.pri, whole genome shotgun sequence encodes:
- the PIGZ gene encoding GPI mannosyltransferase 4 isoform X2, whose product is MTSGVTYWVIKSLQQLDICSSCITSYTLLVSPRFLFTIFSFILDYSVYQLAPLWEADPWKALVLLAGSYVTLVFYTRTFTNALEGLLFALLMVLVSSRKADGSLAEPTSSPLIGVITTAGFFNRPTFLAFALMPLLYWAGLIVDSQKSIKTVINHFLKLVLCACFTAIVFITADTFYFTSMGLNNLYSIKKSSLFDVIGHLNEKMIVTPFNFLSYNLNPRNLALHGSHPRVTHVTVNGIMLFGILHILAIVAGFKMLKKYIHQLIRVRSYYHGSSGLLVHSEGSPTLLLFYFVPLAFLSLFSHQEPRFLIPLILPLVLFSASQNRAMKWKHVIIIFNILGALLFGCLHQGGLIPCLFHLERLIHSPESSHHPGHYTLLFAHTYMPPRSLLNIKKRNTHIEVIDMAGSEEETLCQTLEQRANHFTCNDCHVFVIIPGTVRATITKCGVSFKNETLIFPHLSMEDPPQMPFLFSGDWRSQLGLYILQLDRRQQSL
- the PIGZ gene encoding GPI mannosyltransferase 4 isoform X1, which encodes MRAVLPLRRLGPGRRARPLAGRGWRAGGRGGAGGDMRARRLWALLAALRAGWCLLPQAGYLHPDEFFQSPEVMAGDILNLQVYYPWEFLSSSPCRTVVFPLMTSGVTYWVIKSLQQLDICSSCITSYTLLVSPRFLFTIFSFILDYSVYQLAPLWEADPWKALVLLAGSYVTLVFYTRTFTNALEGLLFALLMVLVSSRKADGSLAEPTSSPLIGVITTAGFFNRPTFLAFALMPLLYWAGLIVDSQKSIKTVINHFLKLVLCACFTAIVFITADTFYFTSMGLNNLYSIKKSSLFDVIGHLNEKMIVTPFNFLSYNLNPRNLALHGSHPRVTHVTVNGIMLFGILHILAIVAGFKMLKKYIHQLIRVRSYYHGSSGLLVHSEGSPTLLLFYFVPLAFLSLFSHQEPRFLIPLILPLVLFSASQNRAMKWKHVIIIFNILGALLFGCLHQGGLIPCLFHLERLIHSPESSHHPGHYTLLFAHTYMPPRSLLNIKKRNTHIEVIDMAGSEEETLCQTLEQRANHFTCNDCHVFVIIPGTVRATITKCGVSFKNETLIFPHLSMEDPPQMPFLFSGDWRSQLGLYILQLDRRQQSL